The Williamwhitmania sp. genome window below encodes:
- the nqrF gene encoding NADH:ubiquinone reductase (Na(+)-transporting) subunit F, which produces MILLSVDNLIVGSGVIVFFLVTLVLVSVLLFAKKKLTPSGKVKVTINEEKVLEVDSGSSILSTLASNGIFLPSACGGGGTCGMCKCQVEEGGGSILSTETGFFTRKQQQNNWRLGCQVKIREDIKIQVPEEVMGIKKWECEVVSNKNVATFIKEFVVRLPAGEHLKFKSGGYIQIDVPKYDLIDYSKDIFVEPEFHEDWDKLKIWDLKAKNTEETFRAYSMANSPAEGDIVMLNIRIATPPWDRAKGTFMNVNPGICSSFIFSRKPGDKVTISGPYGEFFIKDTESEIMFIGGGAGMAPMRSHIFHLFKTAQTGRKTTFWYGARSQREIFYEDEFRAIEKQFPNFTFHIALSEPKKEDNWKGKTGFIHQVIYDNYLSKHETPEDIEYYLCGPPMMNDAVQKMLYNLGVPNEMVAYDDFGG; this is translated from the coding sequence ATGATACTTTTAAGCGTTGATAATCTTATTGTTGGGTCTGGCGTTATCGTTTTTTTCTTGGTAACATTGGTGCTGGTTTCAGTGTTGCTATTTGCAAAGAAGAAACTTACTCCATCGGGAAAAGTTAAGGTCACCATTAATGAGGAGAAGGTACTGGAGGTCGACTCCGGTTCATCCATCCTGAGCACCCTAGCCAGCAATGGCATCTTTCTTCCTTCTGCGTGCGGGGGAGGCGGAACATGTGGCATGTGTAAATGCCAGGTTGAAGAGGGTGGAGGGAGTATCCTTTCAACAGAAACGGGCTTTTTTACCCGGAAGCAGCAGCAAAACAACTGGCGATTGGGCTGTCAGGTGAAGATTAGGGAGGATATTAAAATCCAAGTACCTGAAGAGGTGATGGGAATAAAGAAGTGGGAGTGCGAGGTGGTTTCGAACAAGAACGTGGCCACCTTTATAAAGGAGTTTGTAGTTCGACTTCCTGCTGGTGAACACCTCAAGTTTAAGTCGGGCGGATACATTCAAATTGACGTACCCAAATATGACCTGATCGACTACAGCAAAGATATCTTTGTTGAACCTGAATTTCATGAGGATTGGGATAAACTTAAGATTTGGGACCTCAAGGCCAAAAACACAGAGGAAACCTTTCGGGCCTACTCCATGGCAAACTCCCCTGCGGAAGGTGACATTGTGATGCTCAACATTCGTATTGCTACGCCACCATGGGATAGAGCCAAGGGAACATTTATGAATGTGAACCCTGGTATCTGCTCCTCCTTTATATTCTCTCGTAAGCCGGGTGATAAGGTTACCATTTCGGGTCCATACGGTGAGTTCTTCATTAAGGACACCGAAAGCGAAATTATGTTTATTGGAGGTGGTGCCGGCATGGCTCCCATGAGGTCGCATATTTTCCACCTCTTCAAAACCGCTCAAACTGGTCGTAAGACTACCTTTTGGTATGGTGCGCGTTCCCAAAGGGAGATATTCTATGAAGATGAGTTCCGCGCTATAGAAAAGCAGTTTCCCAACTTCACTTTTCATATTGCCCTTTCAGAGCCAAAAAAGGAAGATAACTGGAAAGGTAAAACGGGCTTCATCCATCAGGTAATTTACGACAACTACCTCTCGAAGCACGAAACCCCCGAAGATATTGAATACTATCTCTGCGGCCCACCCATGATGAACGATGCAGTGCAAAAAATGCTCTACAATCTTGGCGTACCCAACGAAATGGTTGCTTATGACGACTTTGGTGGATAA
- a CDS encoding NADH:ubiquinone reductase (Na(+)-transporting) subunit D, giving the protein MSQKEPLFSVKNLNLLTGPLNANNPITVQVLGVCSALAVTVKMKPAFVMALSVTVVTAFSNLIISYLRNTIPSRIRIIVQLVVVAALVILVDQLLKAFVYDVSKQLSVFVGLIITNCIVMGRLEAFALANKPWPSFLDGIGNGAGYGAILLVVSFFRELIGSGTVWGMRVIPESIYVTHGGFYVNNGLFILPPMALILVGIIIWAHRSYNSKLIEK; this is encoded by the coding sequence ATGAGCCAGAAAGAACCTCTTTTTTCCGTAAAAAACCTTAATCTGCTCACGGGGCCGCTTAATGCCAACAACCCCATCACTGTGCAGGTGCTTGGCGTTTGCTCCGCTCTAGCCGTTACTGTAAAGATGAAGCCTGCATTTGTAATGGCTTTGTCGGTTACCGTGGTTACTGCATTTTCAAACCTCATTATTTCATACCTCCGCAACACCATCCCTTCCCGGATTCGGATTATTGTGCAGCTGGTGGTTGTCGCCGCTTTGGTTATTTTGGTTGATCAGCTACTCAAGGCTTTTGTGTACGACGTGAGCAAGCAACTCTCCGTGTTTGTGGGGCTGATTATTACCAACTGCATTGTAATGGGACGCTTGGAAGCCTTTGCTTTGGCTAACAAGCCTTGGCCCTCTTTCCTCGATGGAATTGGTAACGGTGCTGGATATGGCGCCATCTTGCTGGTTGTTTCCTTCTTTCGTGAGCTTATTGGTTCGGGAACAGTGTGGGGCATGAGAGTAATTCCTGAATCCATCTACGTTACACATGGCGGATTTTACGTTAACAATGGGCTGTTTATTTTACCTCCAATGGCGCTGATCTTGGTGGGTATAATAATTTGGGCTCATCGGTCCTACAATAGCAAGCTCATTGAAAAATAA
- a CDS encoding HDIG domain-containing protein has product MAEYSRTQALELLNKHVSNTRMVAHSLASEAVMRAIARHLGRDVERWGLAGLLHDIDIDLCEGDMCRHANIGADMLLELGFDAEIAEAIRMHNESAVNRTRTSEFEHALAAGETITGLIFATAYVYPEKKISVVKAKSVVKRMKEKAFAASVRRESILECELIGIPLADFVQLSLEALTPIEAELGF; this is encoded by the coding sequence ATGGCTGAATATTCAAGAACGCAAGCGCTGGAATTGCTCAACAAACATGTGTCAAATACAAGGATGGTTGCCCATAGCCTAGCATCGGAAGCGGTAATGCGCGCAATTGCCCGGCATTTGGGACGCGATGTTGAGCGGTGGGGTTTAGCTGGATTGCTGCACGATATCGACATTGACCTTTGTGAGGGTGATATGTGCCGCCACGCCAACATAGGTGCGGACATGCTTCTCGAGTTGGGTTTCGACGCTGAGATTGCTGAGGCCATTAGGATGCATAACGAGAGTGCGGTTAACCGAACCCGAACTTCCGAGTTTGAACATGCGCTTGCCGCAGGGGAAACCATAACCGGTCTTATCTTTGCAACAGCCTATGTTTATCCCGAGAAGAAGATTTCTGTGGTAAAGGCCAAATCGGTAGTTAAACGTATGAAGGAAAAGGCTTTTGCCGCTTCTGTACGCAGGGAAAGCATTTTGGAATGCGAGCTAATTGGCATTCCCTTGGCCGACTTTGTGCAGCTTTCGCTTGAGGCTCTGACACCGATCGAGGCTGAGCTTGGCTTTTAG
- the nqrC gene encoding NADH:ubiquinone reductase (Na(+)-transporting) subunit C yields MNKQSNRYIFIYSSVMVILVAAVLAIASIVLKPFQDKNVEIEKKSNILRSVGLIAPQNVASKDKWTEDAYSKHIVNTFVIDSLGNPKKGIDAFSIDMKAEIAKPGKDRDLPVFEYKDDKGQVLYIIPVRGRGLWGPIWGYVSLESDFNTIAGTTFDHESETPGLGAEINTPAFQAQFKGKKIFEGNTFTSIKVMKGGATPGNMHEVDAISGGTLTSRGLEAMLLDCLRPYEYYFQKNKKK; encoded by the coding sequence ATGAATAAGCAGAGTAATCGCTACATATTTATATACTCCTCGGTAATGGTTATCTTGGTGGCTGCAGTTTTAGCCATAGCATCCATTGTCCTTAAGCCATTCCAGGATAAAAATGTCGAGATTGAGAAGAAGTCGAATATTCTAAGGTCGGTTGGCCTTATTGCACCACAAAATGTTGCTTCTAAGGACAAGTGGACGGAGGATGCCTACAGCAAGCACATCGTTAATACCTTTGTTATCGACTCGCTGGGCAATCCCAAGAAAGGCATCGATGCATTTAGCATCGACATGAAGGCCGAAATTGCTAAACCTGGAAAAGACAGGGATCTTCCTGTGTTTGAGTACAAGGACGACAAAGGGCAGGTTTTATACATTATTCCTGTTAGAGGTCGTGGACTTTGGGGACCAATTTGGGGATATGTTTCGTTGGAATCCGACTTCAATACTATTGCCGGTACTACCTTCGACCACGAGAGTGAAACTCCAGGTCTTGGGGCTGAAATCAATACTCCCGCTTTCCAAGCCCAGTTTAAGGGGAAGAAGATATTTGAGGGAAATACTTTTACCTCCATCAAGGTGATGAAGGGAGGAGCTACTCCTGGAAACATGCACGAGGTAGATGCCATCTCGGGTGGGACTCTCACCAGTAGAGGGCTGGAGGCTATGTTGTTAGATTGCCTTCGTCCCTACGAATACTACTTTCAGAAAAATAAAAAGAAATAG
- a CDS encoding Na(+)-translocating NADH-quinone reductase subunit A, protein MSKVIKIRKGLDIKLAGKAEKVLERLEISSTYAVKPTDFTGLVPKLLIKPEDKVKAGTPLFFDKYKPEILFTSPISGSVKAVNRGERRAILEVVIEADGAQDYEKFEVASQESQSREEVKTILLKSGIWPGIKQRPYAIVANPVDVPKAIFISGLDTSPLAPDLDFSVNGEEGALQKGFDILHKLTDGKVHLTIPADRSATSVFAKIKGVEMHEITGPHPAGNVGIQIHHIEPLNKGEVVWTLDPWTVIFIGRLFLNGVYDASKVISLAGSEVLKPRYYRLISGASISRLIEGRVSDGSNRFISGNVLTGQRVPSHGYLGFYDNQLTVIPEGKHFEFLGWAAPGFNKYSASRTFFSKLLPIKSFRLDTNMNGGERAFVMTGQYEKVFPMDIYPVHLLKAILAEDVEAMENLGIYEVAEEDFALCEFVCTSKIEVQEIVRKGLDLMIKEMN, encoded by the coding sequence ATGTCTAAGGTAATAAAAATACGGAAAGGGCTTGATATTAAATTGGCAGGCAAGGCAGAAAAGGTGCTGGAGCGGCTGGAAATATCAAGCACCTATGCGGTAAAGCCTACCGATTTTACCGGTTTAGTGCCTAAGCTGCTGATAAAGCCGGAGGACAAAGTGAAGGCCGGAACTCCTTTGTTTTTCGATAAGTATAAACCGGAAATACTTTTTACCTCTCCCATAAGCGGAAGCGTTAAGGCGGTAAATAGGGGTGAGCGCCGGGCAATTTTGGAGGTAGTTATTGAGGCTGATGGCGCACAGGATTACGAAAAGTTTGAAGTGGCCTCACAGGAATCGCAATCACGCGAGGAGGTAAAGACCATTTTGCTAAAGAGTGGCATTTGGCCGGGCATCAAGCAACGACCATACGCCATTGTGGCCAACCCTGTCGATGTACCAAAAGCAATCTTTATTTCTGGTTTGGACACATCGCCACTTGCCCCGGATCTTGATTTTTCTGTGAATGGGGAAGAGGGCGCCCTTCAAAAGGGTTTTGATATTCTTCATAAGCTCACCGACGGGAAGGTGCACCTCACTATTCCTGCCGATCGTTCTGCCACCAGCGTATTTGCAAAGATAAAAGGGGTGGAGATGCACGAAATTACCGGCCCACATCCGGCAGGAAATGTTGGCATTCAAATTCATCATATTGAACCCTTAAATAAGGGAGAAGTAGTTTGGACACTTGACCCATGGACGGTGATTTTTATTGGTCGCCTTTTCTTGAATGGCGTTTACGATGCCAGCAAGGTTATCTCGCTTGCTGGATCGGAGGTACTCAAGCCTCGCTACTATAGGTTAATTAGTGGTGCTTCCATAAGTAGGCTGATTGAAGGTAGGGTGTCTGATGGCAGTAACCGTTTTATTAGTGGCAACGTGCTAACTGGGCAACGAGTTCCTTCGCATGGATACCTCGGCTTCTACGACAATCAACTTACTGTTATTCCAGAAGGGAAGCATTTTGAGTTTCTTGGATGGGCTGCTCCTGGTTTCAATAAGTATAGCGCTTCCCGTACCTTTTTTTCGAAATTACTGCCGATAAAATCATTTCGCCTCGACACCAACATGAATGGGGGCGAAAGAGCATTCGTAATGACTGGTCAGTACGAAAAGGTATTTCCCATGGACATTTATCCGGTTCATCTGCTCAAGGCAATTTTGGCGGAGGATGTTGAGGCCATGGAGAATCTGGGCATCTATGAAGTTGCCGAGGAAGACTTTGCCCTATGCGAATTTGTATGCACCTCCAAGATTGAGGTGCAAGAAATTGTTCGCAAAGGCCTCGACTTGATGATTAAGGAAATGAACTAG
- a CDS encoding DUF5103 domain-containing protein: MPTIFCYANNNIECGNVLCGSEKNGNFTTRNDICTVQVYPEGFELGDPILELNATNPLIFSFDQIGDTPDYFTYTIVHCDADWNESGLYYADYMDGFQTNTLNDYQYSFNTKVNYIHFSLKIPNNQVQIKLSGNYVIRVYGPDSSTEPIIQKRFCVVEQLTTLALRLRQASDPSLVQTHQQLDLEVFYNSLQITDPYTEMKVVAIQDNIPAKQEPQPVFIHSNSVVYSNPDRLLFNGLNEWRTFDTRSLNYNSINVDEISFVADKYHVLLKTDKSREFSKYMTQPDFDGKTVIQAEKGYNPDIDLDYPIIYFTLAAETPLFGDVFVVGDFTNFSCDDRYKMVYNPERKSYELALQLKQGYYNYMYAFREKGSNELNLSTLEGTHSETQNTYAVYVYYRPAGGRYDRLVGFAHIGQ; this comes from the coding sequence TTGCCAACAATTTTCTGTTACGCCAATAACAATATTGAGTGTGGAAATGTTCTATGCGGCTCCGAAAAAAATGGAAATTTTACCACGCGTAACGATATTTGCACGGTGCAGGTTTATCCCGAAGGGTTTGAGTTGGGCGATCCCATTCTCGAACTCAATGCCACCAACCCCCTAATTTTCTCATTCGACCAGATAGGTGACACCCCTGATTACTTTACCTATACCATTGTGCACTGCGATGCTGACTGGAATGAGTCAGGGCTTTACTATGCCGACTACATGGATGGTTTTCAAACCAATACGCTGAACGATTACCAGTACTCGTTCAACACAAAAGTGAACTACATTCACTTTTCGCTTAAAATTCCCAACAACCAAGTGCAAATAAAACTTTCGGGCAACTACGTAATCCGAGTTTATGGTCCCGACTCATCCACAGAGCCAATTATTCAGAAGCGCTTTTGCGTTGTTGAGCAGCTTACAACCCTTGCTTTGCGATTGAGGCAAGCTTCGGATCCCAGCCTCGTCCAAACCCACCAACAGCTTGATTTGGAAGTGTTTTATAATTCGCTACAGATAACCGATCCCTATACAGAGATGAAGGTTGTAGCCATTCAGGACAATATTCCTGCCAAGCAGGAACCCCAGCCGGTATTTATCCACAGCAATTCAGTTGTATACAGCAATCCAGACCGCTTACTCTTCAATGGACTAAACGAATGGCGAACGTTTGACACTCGTAGCTTAAACTACAACTCCATTAATGTTGATGAGATTTCCTTTGTAGCCGACAAATACCACGTGCTGCTCAAGACCGACAAAAGCAGGGAGTTCTCCAAATATATGACTCAGCCAGATTTTGATGGTAAAACCGTCATTCAAGCAGAAAAGGGCTACAACCCAGATATCGATCTCGACTATCCAATAATCTACTTCACGCTAGCAGCGGAAACTCCGCTTTTTGGGGATGTCTTTGTTGTGGGCGACTTCACCAACTTTTCGTGCGATGATCGCTACAAAATGGTTTACAACCCAGAAAGGAAATCTTACGAATTAGCGCTTCAGCTAAAGCAGGGCTACTACAACTATATGTATGCCTTTCGTGAAAAGGGCAGCAACGAGCTAAATCTTTCAACACTGGAAGGCACTCATTCCGAAACACAGAATACATACGCCGTATACGTTTACTACCGACCAGCCGGAGGGCGCTACGACAGGCTAGTTGGGTTTGCACATATTGGACAGTAA
- the nqrE gene encoding NADH:ubiquinone reductase (Na(+)-transporting) subunit E — translation MEHLINIFVKSIFIDNMIFAYFLGMCSYLAVSKTVKTASGLGVAVVFVLGITVPVDYLLDKYLLSPGALSWLGQSFSTVDLSFLSFIMFIAVIASMTQLVEMLVEKFAPALYNQLGIFLPLIAVNCAILGGSLFMQQREYATLAEASVFGVGSGVGWFLAIVSIAAIREKLKYSNVPAPLRGLGITFILTGLMGIAFMSFMGIKL, via the coding sequence ATGGAACATTTAATTAACATATTCGTCAAGTCAATCTTTATCGACAACATGATTTTCGCATACTTCCTAGGTATGTGCTCCTATCTTGCCGTGTCGAAAACAGTGAAGACCGCCAGTGGCCTTGGCGTAGCGGTTGTGTTTGTGCTGGGAATTACAGTTCCGGTTGACTACTTGCTCGATAAGTATCTGCTATCGCCTGGAGCCCTTTCGTGGCTTGGTCAAAGTTTTTCTACGGTAGACCTTAGCTTCCTTAGCTTTATCATGTTTATTGCAGTTATTGCTTCCATGACGCAGCTGGTGGAAATGTTGGTGGAAAAATTTGCTCCAGCACTCTATAATCAGTTGGGTATTTTCCTTCCTCTGATTGCCGTAAACTGTGCAATTCTTGGCGGTTCGCTTTTTATGCAACAACGGGAGTATGCCACCTTGGCCGAAGCTTCTGTGTTTGGCGTTGGCTCTGGTGTGGGCTGGTTTCTTGCCATTGTGAGCATTGCTGCCATAAGGGAAAAGTTGAAATACTCCAACGTGCCAGCACCGCTGCGCGGTTTGGGAATTACGTTTATTCTCACTGGATTAATGGGGATTGCCTTCATGAGCTTCATGGGAATTAAGTTATAA
- a CDS encoding NADH:ubiquinone reductase (Na(+)-transporting) subunit B, whose protein sequence is MKFLRSFLDRIKPQFEKGGKLQMFHSSFEAFESFLFVPDKVTNRGAHIRDAIDLKRTMTVVIIALMPALLFGMWNVGYQHSIAFGIKDWTLIQTFVFGFLKVFPIIVVSYVVGLGIEFAFAQIRHHEVNEGFLVTGMLIPLIMPVDVPLWMVGLATAFSVVIGKEVFGGTGMNVFNPALLARAFVFFAYPSKMSGDLVWISGLAGGHGMVDGFSGATPLAIAATGAGETAHNMTVSQLVSHLPSASDMFLGFIPGSIGETSTLAILIGAAILMITGIGSWKIIVSVFAGGFGMALLLNAFGANPYMQIPAYYHLIMGGFAFGAVFMATDPVTGAQTEKGKWIYGFLIGVMAILIRVLNPAYPEGMMLAILLLNTFASLIDHYVVQSNIRRRLRRATNA, encoded by the coding sequence ATGAAATTCCTTAGAAGTTTTCTGGATCGGATAAAGCCACAGTTCGAAAAAGGAGGAAAGCTGCAGATGTTTCATTCCAGCTTTGAAGCCTTTGAGTCATTCCTCTTCGTTCCCGATAAGGTTACCAACCGTGGAGCACATATCCGGGATGCCATCGATCTGAAGCGCACCATGACCGTGGTGATTATAGCCCTAATGCCAGCCTTGTTATTTGGTATGTGGAATGTGGGATACCAGCACTCTATCGCATTTGGTATTAAAGATTGGACCCTAATTCAAACTTTCGTGTTTGGATTTTTAAAGGTGTTCCCTATTATAGTTGTTTCCTACGTTGTTGGCTTAGGTATTGAGTTTGCCTTTGCTCAAATAAGACATCATGAGGTTAATGAAGGCTTCCTAGTGACGGGAATGCTTATTCCGCTCATTATGCCTGTGGACGTTCCTTTGTGGATGGTTGGATTGGCAACAGCCTTTTCCGTTGTCATTGGAAAAGAAGTTTTTGGCGGAACGGGCATGAACGTTTTTAATCCGGCACTGCTGGCTAGGGCTTTTGTGTTTTTTGCATACCCTTCGAAAATGTCAGGTGATTTGGTCTGGATTTCTGGACTAGCCGGGGGGCATGGCATGGTCGACGGCTTTTCAGGTGCAACACCCTTGGCAATTGCTGCCACTGGTGCTGGTGAAACTGCTCATAATATGACTGTTAGTCAGTTGGTGAGTCATTTGCCAAGTGCGTCCGATATGTTTCTCGGTTTTATTCCCGGGTCTATTGGCGAAACATCTACACTTGCCATTCTTATTGGTGCTGCCATACTTATGATTACCGGCATCGGGAGTTGGAAGATTATTGTTTCGGTGTTTGCTGGAGGTTTTGGGATGGCACTGCTGCTTAATGCGTTTGGTGCAAATCCATACATGCAAATTCCTGCCTACTACCATCTAATTATGGGTGGCTTTGCCTTTGGGGCCGTGTTCATGGCAACTGATCCGGTTACTGGTGCTCAAACTGAAAAAGGAAAGTGGATATATGGCTTCCTAATCGGTGTTATGGCAATCCTCATTCGCGTGCTCAACCCGGCTTATCCCGAGGGGATGATGTTGGCCATTCTGCTGCTGAATACCTTTGCCTCGCTTATCGACCACTACGTGGTGCAGTCCAATATCCGGCGCAGGTTACGCAGGGCTACTAACGCATAA
- a CDS encoding FAD:protein FMN transferase: MKRYLLLAVLGVATLACSRSKHYIAIKGFAQGTTYSMAYADSANRNLQPQIDSLLAEFDTSCSTYNPKSIITRINNNDTTVRADKFFTGVFNLSRKVWENTNGAFDITIGPLTEAWGFGFKKRIKLDSSKVDSLKRLVGMDKVRIENGRVIKADPRMFIDVDADAQGYSVDVIAKYLESKGIRNYMIEIGGEVYAKGVNHKGVPWVIGIDKPVDNALPGDDLQILVGLSGKAVATSGNYRKFYEENGVKYAHEIDPKSGYPVQHSVLSVSVFADDCGTADAYATAFMVLGLEPSNKIIERVKGLDAIFIYSDSTGAYKIYATPGAKKYIIEEEKEK, encoded by the coding sequence ATGAAGAGGTATTTATTGCTTGCTGTGCTAGGTGTTGCAACTTTAGCTTGCTCTAGGTCAAAGCACTATATCGCTATAAAGGGATTTGCACAAGGGACAACCTACTCTATGGCCTATGCTGATTCGGCCAATAGAAACCTGCAGCCACAAATCGATAGCCTGCTGGCAGAGTTCGATACCTCCTGCTCTACCTACAATCCCAAGTCCATCATTACGCGAATAAATAACAACGACACTACGGTTCGTGCCGATAAGTTTTTTACAGGAGTTTTTAATCTTTCGCGCAAGGTGTGGGAGAATACTAATGGCGCATTTGATATTACAATTGGTCCGCTCACTGAGGCTTGGGGATTCGGTTTTAAGAAGCGAATAAAGCTCGATAGTTCCAAGGTTGATAGCCTCAAGCGGCTGGTGGGCATGGACAAAGTTCGTATTGAGAATGGACGTGTAATTAAGGCCGATCCGCGCATGTTTATCGATGTGGATGCTGATGCTCAGGGCTATTCGGTTGATGTGATTGCCAAGTATCTAGAGAGTAAAGGCATTCGGAACTATATGATTGAAATAGGTGGCGAGGTTTATGCCAAAGGGGTAAACCACAAAGGTGTGCCGTGGGTTATTGGTATCGATAAGCCGGTGGACAACGCACTACCTGGTGATGATCTTCAAATACTAGTAGGTCTTTCAGGAAAGGCTGTGGCGACTTCGGGCAATTACAGGAAGTTCTATGAGGAGAATGGTGTTAAGTATGCCCACGAGATTGATCCAAAATCGGGTTACCCAGTTCAGCATAGCGTGCTTAGCGTTTCGGTTTTTGCCGATGATTGTGGTACCGCCGATGCCTATGCAACCGCCTTTATGGTTCTTGGGCTGGAGCCTTCCAATAAGATTATTGAACGAGTGAAGGGCCTTGATGCCATATTTATCTATTCTGATTCCACCGGGGCATATAAGATATATGCAACTCCAGGTGCAAAGAAGTATATTATTGAGGAAGAAAAAGAAAAGTAG